The following proteins are encoded in a genomic region of Reichenbachiella sp.:
- a CDS encoding TIGR04282 family arsenosugar biosynthesis glycosyltransferase, whose protein sequence is MSKEALIIFAKNPELGKVKTRLAKDVGDEAALDIYHKLLAYTQEQTAKAQIDLIVYYTTHIDEKDNWINTQKKLQCVGELGTKMAQAISNELEKYEKVCIIGTDCAQLKSFHLKEAFQKLEENDFVIGPANDGGYYLLGMKSFEPSLFEGIDWSTDKVFSHTIKAISLLNRSYAQLPELIDVDTIEDWNKVQENFK, encoded by the coding sequence ATGTCTAAGGAAGCACTGATCATTTTTGCGAAGAACCCAGAGTTGGGGAAAGTAAAAACTCGGTTGGCTAAAGATGTAGGGGATGAGGCCGCGCTTGATATATACCATAAGTTGCTAGCTTATACGCAAGAACAAACCGCAAAAGCTCAGATTGATTTAATCGTGTATTATACGACACACATAGATGAGAAAGATAACTGGATAAATACTCAAAAGAAGCTTCAATGCGTAGGAGAATTGGGCACTAAAATGGCTCAGGCCATCAGCAATGAATTAGAAAAGTATGAAAAGGTCTGTATCATCGGAACAGACTGCGCACAACTCAAATCATTTCATTTAAAAGAGGCATTCCAAAAATTAGAAGAAAATGATTTTGTAATTGGGCCAGCTAACGATGGCGGGTATTACCTTCTCGGTATGAAATCATTTGAGCCTTCCCTGTTTGAAGGAATTGATTGGAGTACTGACAAAGTATTCAGTCATACTATTAAGGCTATTTCGCTGCTAAATAGAAGTTATGCTCAACTACCTGAACTAATTGATGTAGACACCATTGAAGATTGGAATAAGGTGCAGGAAAATTTCAAGTAA
- a CDS encoding toxin-antitoxin system YwqK family antitoxin yields the protein MKNSIYFLIGFVIFLAACDSGVVTSGGAESLNNLPDYAERVEFDHMPGLIKATIHFGEKVEQQGEYFNGFRNGSWITYHPNELVKSISTYVNGTMHGTHLEMDDKGKLTLKAYYVNGIEEGEFIYYNNGVITEKRNYVAGEFQGKRSQYYDNGKIMEESNWYDGKMHGAAKWYDQNGNVTLEYEYSNGVLLKN from the coding sequence ATGAAAAACAGTATTTATTTTCTAATTGGATTTGTAATTTTTTTAGCTGCATGTGATTCTGGTGTAGTCACCTCCGGTGGAGCCGAGAGCTTGAATAACTTACCTGATTATGCGGAAAGAGTGGAGTTTGATCATATGCCAGGATTAATCAAGGCTACCATTCATTTTGGAGAAAAGGTTGAGCAGCAAGGAGAGTATTTTAATGGGTTTAGAAATGGAAGCTGGATTACTTATCATCCGAATGAATTGGTGAAATCAATTTCTACCTATGTGAATGGAACCATGCATGGTACACATTTGGAAATGGATGACAAAGGCAAACTGACTTTGAAGGCTTACTATGTAAATGGAATCGAGGAGGGTGAGTTTATCTATTACAATAATGGAGTGATCACTGAAAAAAGAAACTATGTGGCTGGAGAGTTCCAAGGAAAGCGTTCTCAATATTATGACAACGGCAAGATCATGGAAGAAAGTAATTGGTACGATGGAAAGATGCACGGGGCAGCCAAATGGTATGATCAGAACGGAAATGTGACGCTTGAGTATGAATACAGTAACGGTGTACTATTGAAAAACTAA